Below is a genomic region from Neorhizobium galegae.
TTCGCGCCGTTGGCGTCCGGCGCGGTCGTCACCGATATCGTCTACGTCCCATTGAAAACGCCGCTGCTCGTCCAGGCCAAAGAACAGGGTTTCGCGACTGTCGACGGGCTCGGCATGCTGTTGCACCAGGCTGTGCCCGGCTTCGAAAAATGGTTCGACCGTCGCCCGGTTGTCGATGAAACCCTTCGCGACCTCGTCATCGCCGATATGGAAAACCACGGATGATCGTCATCGGCCTTACCGGCTCCATCGGAATGGGAAAATCGACGACCGCGAAAATGTTCGCGGAAGAGGGTGTCCCGGTGAATGACGCCGATGCCGTCGTCCACGATCTCTACCGTACCGATGCGGTGGCACCCGTCGGTGAGGCGTTTCCCGGCACGGTCAAGGATGATGTCGTCGACCGTCAGGAACTGTCCCGCCAGCTTTCGGCGTCGCCTGAAAAATTCCCGGTCCTCGAAGCGATCGTCCATCCGTTGGTCCGCAAGCGTGAAGTCGATTTCCTGACCCGCCACAGAGAGGCCGGCACTGACCTCGTGCTCCTCGATATTCCGCTTCTCTTCGAAGTGAAGGGCGCGGATCGCGTCGATGTTATTGTCGTTGTCACCTGCGATCCACAGATACAGCGCGACAGGGTGCTTGCGCGTCCCGGCATGACGGAGGAAAAATTGGCGATGATTCTCTCCCGTCAGATGCCCGATGCGGAAAAACGGAAAAAAGCCGATTTCCTTGTCGATACGGGCCTTGGACTGGACGCGGCGAGAAAACGGGTTCGCGAGATCATCGCATCTCTGAAGGCCGGGAAGACGAGCGAGAAAAAGCCACATGCGTGAGATCATCTTCGATACGGAAACCACGGGCCTCGAATCGAAGGTCGACCGGGTGATCGAAATCGGCGGCATCGAACTGATCAACAATTTCCCGACCGGGAGAACGCTGCATCTCTATATCAACCCGGGCGACCGCAAGGTTCATCCGGACGCGCTTGCCGTGCACGGCATTACCGACGAGTTCCTGAAGGATAAGCCGAGCTTCGGGGATGTCGCGCAGCAGATCATCGAGTTCTTCGATGGCGCCAAGTGGATCGCCCATAATGCGACCTTCGACATGGGCTTCATGAATGCGGAATTCGGCCGTCTCGGCCTGCCGCCCGTGATGTCCGACCAGGTCATCGATACCCTGGCCATGGCCCGCCGCAAACATCCGATGGGTCCGAATTCGCTTGATGCGCTCTGCCGTCGCTACGGTATCGACAATGCCCATCGCACCAAGCACGGCGCGCTGCTCGACTCCGAACTGCTCGCCGAAGTCTATATCGAGATGACCGGCGGCCGGCAGACGGCGCTCGGCCTGATGGGTAACGAGCGGTCTTCGACGGTGATCGAGGTCGAGGAAGTCGTAATCGAGGTTGCGGGTCGTCCCCGGCCTCTTGGCCCCCGGCTGACCGAAGCCGAGATCGAAGCGCATGCGGCCATGGTCACGTCGCTGAAGGACAAGGCAGTCTGGCTGAAGTACAAGCCGGCCGAATAAAAAAGCCCGGGTCGAAGCCCGGGCTCTTTCGTCAAATCTGGAAAATTTTGGCTTAGCTGTCCAGCACCTGAACCTTGGAACGGGCCTGTTCCTCGGCCATGCGTTGCGTGAACATCTGCGCGAAGTCGATCGGGTCGATCATCAGCGGCGGGAAGCCGCCATTGCGCGTGACGTCCGCAATGATCTGGCGGGCGAACGGGAACAGGAGACGCGGGCACTCGATGAAGAGCAGCGGCAGCATGTGTTCCTGCGGAAAACCGGTGATGCGGAAGACGCCGCCATACACCAGTTCGGCCGCGAAGACGATCTTGTCGCCTTCCTTGGCTTCGGCGTTCAGCGTCAGGATAACGTCGAAATCGGCGTCGGAAAGCGGATTGGCATTGACGTTGACATTGATGTTGATCGCCGGCGCCTTGTCGCGCGCCTGCAGCGAACGCGGAGCGCCCGGGTTCTCGAAGGAGAGATCCTTGGTGTACTGCGCCAGGATGTTGAGGGACGGCGTTGCGGCCTGGTTGTTATCGTCTGCCATTGGGATTTCCTCGAGGCTTTGGAGCGTTGAGGCCCTCTAACATTTCGTCTGGGGGCTTACAACCCTGGCCAACCCGCAGGACCTCTCAAGGTTCCTTGCTTTTGGGGCCAGCCCAGGGCGAAGAGGCATCGGGATCGCGATGGTAATCCTGCTCGTCGAGATCGACCACCGGTCCGGTTTTCTTGGCCTCCGGCGAAGGCCTCGGGCTTTCGTAGCGATAGCCTTCGCTGCGCGGCGAACGGACGACGACGATGCGGCGGCCGACCACAGACCAGATCAGGCTGCGCACGAAGGGAATGAACAGCGCCAGCCCGATGATGTCGGTGAGGAAGCCAGGCAGCAGCAGC
It encodes:
- the coaE gene encoding dephospho-CoA kinase (Dephospho-CoA kinase (CoaE) performs the final step in coenzyme A biosynthesis.); translation: MIVIGLTGSIGMGKSTTAKMFAEEGVPVNDADAVVHDLYRTDAVAPVGEAFPGTVKDDVVDRQELSRQLSASPEKFPVLEAIVHPLVRKREVDFLTRHREAGTDLVLLDIPLLFEVKGADRVDVIVVVTCDPQIQRDRVLARPGMTEEKLAMILSRQMPDAEKRKKADFLVDTGLGLDAARKRVREIIASLKAGKTSEKKPHA
- the dnaQ gene encoding DNA polymerase III subunit epsilon is translated as MREIIFDTETTGLESKVDRVIEIGGIELINNFPTGRTLHLYINPGDRKVHPDALAVHGITDEFLKDKPSFGDVAQQIIEFFDGAKWIAHNATFDMGFMNAEFGRLGLPPVMSDQVIDTLAMARRKHPMGPNSLDALCRRYGIDNAHRTKHGALLDSELLAEVYIEMTGGRQTALGLMGNERSSTVIEVEEVVIEVAGRPRPLGPRLTEAEIEAHAAMVTSLKDKAVWLKYKPAE
- the secB gene encoding protein-export chaperone SecB, with the translated sequence MADDNNQAATPSLNILAQYTKDLSFENPGAPRSLQARDKAPAININVNVNANPLSDADFDVILTLNAEAKEGDKIVFAAELVYGGVFRITGFPQEHMLPLLFIECPRLLFPFARQIIADVTRNGGFPPLMIDPIDFAQMFTQRMAEEQARSKVQVLDS
- a CDS encoding FxsA family protein, yielding MRFFLVPLFLIGWPLAEIAGFVLVGKAVGLWATLGLVIGTAVLGALLLRNQGTQILRKISTESRDGRAPGRALIDGAMIVVAGILLLLPGFLTDIIGLALFIPFVRSLIWSVVGRRIVVVRSPRSEGYRYESPRPSPEAKKTGPVVDLDEQDYHRDPDASSPWAGPKSKEP